Genomic segment of Methyloterricola oryzae:
ATCTGGAGGCACTTACGCTGCCCGATTCGCGCAGCCAACGCCGCGCCAGGTTGGCGTTGATGCCGTGTGCCAGCGCGACCGCGGCAATTGAGGCACCGGGCTGTCGGCAGGCGTCCACCACCTGCCGCTTGAAAGCAACGCTATGGAAGCGCCGGGTACGCTTGGGAGATGAGTCCATGAAAGTGTCCACTAAAAACTGAAGTGGACACTATCTTGCGCAATCCATCGGGCGCCTTACAGATGGGATTACCGGACGGATACGATGGAACTGCTTGGCATGCGCATAACCGCCGCCCATGCGCCGCAATTCCTTGCCTTCCTTAGCGAAGGTCTGCTTCAGGCTGATACCGGCGACTTT
This window contains:
- a CDS encoding transposase translates to MDSSPKRTRRFHSVAFKRQVVDACRQPGASIAAVALAHGINANLARRWLRESGSVSASR